A portion of the Actomonas aquatica genome contains these proteins:
- a CDS encoding TonB-dependent receptor yields MKWKTGLVSLWIAGAAPLVGQSLPATELASLEVTARQHGHSTATLPASLQSFDEAFLHDFGLDSLSRTLAFVPGASVQEQSALFPGFSIRGITSDEGDAFFTPRVSVFQDGIAISDTRGALVELFDLQGVEVLKGPQSVQFGRSASSGAIHLLQNQPEFAHSGSLSVGAGHLDAIEVTAVANLELVPDQLTNRFALRRVRHDGYVENLAGGDLFAQDTLALRNSLRWRPSARWDLTLVGNYQKDTPSAVAFKQLRFPTIEGFTGPFGAPQLNRAEALHNSREIASLALTATGQLGDALTLTSITGWRRFNTRRELDADGSQALAFELTDFGHHRQYSQELRLDYAPPEVPWRAMIGAEAYWSERRIEDVFLTNEQEFWPLLRPLLRRNLSDRVRLGLIDAGVAPDLAAAQATGLAQLALPAAEDVPMIAADGTVQRVTHLPLSLANLQFAPPPLSGFAGLAGLPLSNSLHHESYVNESDRAIRDLFGSFTWAAPSGLEFDLGARWSAEDIETRYHVDPGNTPSVLGFIPIVTEQPAYPNAFFPVQSEQTATETVHSVTGQASVSYAWTDRQRTYFTVSRGVRPPVLRIDENGFTRLQPERLQHYELGYKGRFWDERLQLDAALFALTYENFQTFEVENARRRTVDAGRAQSRGVELTAQSQLTPTLWGILSYGYTRFRFNDTGTAGGTQLFAGNTSRLTPEQTASVGLRWTRPTSWGTWTFSPAWTWQSRVYFENSNDPALMQSAYGLATAQLYWNREAWQVTAWIENAFDEAYLLDAGNIGNDLGVPTYVPGPGRRFGLRLTRTF; encoded by the coding sequence ATGAAATGGAAAACCGGTTTAGTCAGCCTCTGGATCGCGGGAGCCGCCCCCCTTGTCGGGCAATCGCTACCCGCGACCGAACTGGCTTCCCTTGAAGTGACCGCCCGCCAACACGGCCACTCCACCGCCACCCTGCCGGCCAGCCTGCAGTCCTTCGATGAGGCCTTTCTGCACGACTTTGGTCTCGACTCGCTGAGTCGCACGCTGGCCTTCGTGCCCGGCGCCTCCGTGCAGGAACAGAGTGCGCTCTTCCCGGGATTCTCGATCCGCGGCATCACCTCGGACGAAGGCGACGCCTTCTTCACGCCCCGGGTTTCGGTCTTCCAAGACGGTATCGCCATTTCGGATACCCGCGGCGCGCTGGTCGAGTTGTTCGACCTCCAGGGCGTCGAAGTGCTGAAAGGCCCGCAGAGCGTGCAGTTTGGCCGCTCCGCCAGTTCCGGCGCGATTCACCTGCTCCAAAACCAACCCGAGTTCGCCCACTCCGGCTCGCTGTCGGTCGGCGCTGGCCACCTCGACGCGATCGAAGTCACCGCCGTCGCCAACCTGGAACTCGTCCCCGATCAACTGACCAACCGCTTCGCCCTTCGTCGCGTTCGCCACGACGGCTACGTCGAAAATCTCGCCGGCGGTGACCTCTTCGCTCAAGACACGCTGGCGCTACGCAACTCCCTGCGTTGGCGACCCTCCGCCCGCTGGGACCTCACCCTCGTCGGCAACTACCAGAAGGACACGCCCTCCGCCGTCGCCTTCAAACAACTCCGCTTTCCCACCATCGAAGGTTTCACCGGTCCCTTCGGCGCGCCCCAACTCAACCGCGCCGAGGCCCTGCACAACTCTCGCGAGATCGCCAGCCTCGCCCTCACGGCCACCGGACAGCTCGGCGACGCCCTCACCCTCACCAGCATCACCGGCTGGCGTCGCTTCAACACCCGCCGCGAACTCGACGCCGATGGCTCCCAAGCCCTCGCCTTTGAACTCACCGACTTCGGCCATCACCGCCAATACAGCCAGGAGCTGCGCCTCGACTACGCGCCACCCGAAGTTCCATGGCGCGCCATGATCGGCGCCGAAGCCTACTGGAGTGAACGCCGCATCGAGGATGTCTTTCTCACCAACGAGCAGGAGTTCTGGCCCCTGCTGCGCCCACTCCTGCGCCGCAACCTCAGCGACCGCGTGCGCCTCGGCCTCATCGACGCCGGCGTGGCCCCCGACCTCGCCGCCGCACAGGCCACTGGTCTCGCCCAACTCGCCCTGCCCGCGGCCGAGGATGTTCCCATGATCGCCGCCGATGGCACGGTCCAGCGGGTGACTCACCTGCCGTTGAGCCTCGCCAACTTGCAATTTGCGCCGCCGCCCCTGAGCGGCTTCGCCGGCCTCGCCGGGCTGCCTCTCTCGAACAGCCTCCACCACGAAAGCTACGTCAACGAGAGTGACCGCGCCATCCGCGATCTCTTCGGCAGCTTCACTTGGGCCGCGCCGTCCGGGCTCGAGTTCGACCTCGGTGCCCGGTGGAGCGCGGAGGACATCGAAACCCGTTACCACGTCGATCCCGGCAACACCCCCAGCGTGCTCGGCTTCATCCCCATCGTCACCGAACAGCCGGCCTACCCCAACGCCTTCTTCCCGGTCCAATCCGAACAGACCGCAACCGAGACCGTCCACTCCGTCACCGGCCAAGCCAGCGTGTCCTACGCCTGGACCGACCGCCAACGCACCTACTTCACGGTCTCGCGCGGCGTGCGTCCGCCCGTGCTGCGCATCGACGAGAACGGCTTCACGCGCTTACAGCCCGAGCGACTCCAGCACTACGAACTGGGCTACAAGGGGCGTTTCTGGGACGAGCGCCTCCAGCTCGACGCCGCGCTCTTCGCCCTCACTTACGAGAATTTCCAAACCTTCGAAGTCGAGAACGCCCGCCGCCGCACGGTCGACGCCGGCCGGGCTCAATCTCGCGGGGTTGAACTGACCGCTCAGAGCCAGCTCACGCCGACGCTCTGGGGCATCCTGAGCTACGGCTACACCCGCTTCCGGTTCAACGACACCGGCACGGCCGGCGGCACTCAGCTCTTCGCCGGCAACACCTCCCGGCTCACGCCCGAGCAAACCGCCTCCGTCGGTCTGCGGTGGACGCGCCCCACGAGCTGGGGCACCTGGACTTTCAGTCCGGCTTGGACCTGGCAAAGCCGGGTCTATTTCGAAAACAGCAACGACCCCGCACTGATGCAATCTGCTTACGGCTTGGCCACCGCCCAGCTCTACTGGAACCGCGAGGCCTGGCAGGTCACCGCCTGGATCGAAAACGCCTTCGACGAGGCTTACCTACTCGACGCTGGCAACATCGGCAACGACCTCGGCGTGCCCACCTACGTGCCCGGCCCCGGCCGCCGCTTCGGCCTGCGGCTCACGCGGACGTTCTAA
- a CDS encoding YDG domain-containing protein, with amino-acid sequence MHFSLTGLLSCLRRPALPFIATAALFATILPGRANAQTDPYVFAYQTEFYVEGGYQVLIYGFNLANATSVRIGDFEGTILTDSDTPNSDQYLNCVFYYDNAPAHIEFPYFNQYIYVETETGSGQSFYAIFAIPLPLDSPPEITVSGNEIEIPSGDTTPSLEDHSDFGEQAVSSGSVARTYSIRNVSYFSITLDGTPTVALSGDHSGDFEVVAQPSDTELSRNEIVSFTVLFDPSEVGLRTATISIDYGDVDGTPFSFAIQGTGTGASNSVSSVTTPADGTYKAGDTLSFTVNYSGPVDVTGTPLLDFTLGTAERSASYTAGSGTASLTFTYTIAQGDDTTAGLSVSSSLDLNDGSIASSGETATVSLDLPATDPASVVVDTIAPSAPSAPILNGVSDSGPPPPDGVTSFTSLIFTGTAESGTVVKLYDTDGTTEIGSVTASNGFWSITTSPLSEGDHTVTARAIDAAGNVSAASGSRTVTVDLTPPQLISATTIELNVGAVSLYTFRTPDRRTTYTIDEALPAGLSLTGANGALTGTPTAEGTFNVTVNMTDGAGHSGSETVTINIGPPDTVAPRVVSVALEGDPQPGAQEITYKVVFSEPVLNVNLEDFDIDRLSGFAVGFITQAIENDDHTEVLVRATLNGNLYGEHPGNMVLSFDEDRLNITDRSGNPLADYDESTVPSFTSNLTVETTTGEVSLILDADDIPDSAPFQLNTASLGLLIPQIPQIYPDRNPVRLKFTFSGLNLNEPMHTPPPQMQWANMPFTCDLLVLPNDSAEYKRVVTFTGTFTLGAQPILTPGDTGISYSANLLNFQAITASESKIGNVNTFLLTFKLNLASVGIVNSLNITEWARIRYPVSPIRINEVKYREDGSDLVEFLEFYDGGIGNTTTRYVDFYFDYYLPDGPIDIVTNDEGYFVVGQSSVANVDNTLFDVVSINGSTLRTVFSADNPSGNNILLEYVGELYPLPVSQSYSLQKAAYTNAVESSGVDFYLAPPTPGAPNSIFVSGDQFGLPENSTTASFDVDAFGGDPEDIEAGVTYAITGGADAAAFSINTTTGVVSLTTSLDFEQPSDADTDNVYVLEVTASRAAPLSDTHTQTISVTVTDVDDTAPDAPSDLALTAASDSGTSDTDRITNDTTPTFTGTAEAGSTVRLYDTDGTTELGSATATDGTWSITASALTDGIHTVSATATDAAGNTSDASSGLSLTIDTAGPTISNLSLASLTYGQEVNYEIMAAGAIGFGATSALPTGTSLNPTTGALSGAPTAVGNLTSTFEVSDAAGNTAERSITFTVNPASLSITGLTAANKTYDGTTSTTLSGSASLVGVIGSDEVQLDGTAALADFVSPTVGTAKTVSVAGFTLTGIAAANYSLNQPTGLTADITVQTLTVTGIVAEDKAYDRSVTATLDVDAAELVGVIDSDEVELLTGNAEGTFASYLVGTDIAVSIGGLGLTGPDAGNYALTLPSTVADITPAPAWFQGIVAENKTYDGSEIATLNTSNGLIYGIATEDGFDVSVDESAVTVTFADANIGTDKPVTVSGYALTGAAAANYALEQPSDLTADITPAELSITGVTAANKTYDSTTAVTLNADTPALVGIVDDEDVTLAGTAAGAFADADIGTAKPIIITGYSLAGEDIANYVLSETVVTANITPAEISLSGLIATNRPYDATIHAPIDDTELQLIGVQGSDEIGLDTSAFTASFNDADVGDGKAVILDGLALTGSAAGNYTLTYPSDLAASILPAQISVEGVVARNKVYDGSSVASADFSSISLTGIIGSEDVLLNSASATAIFDAPMVGADRTVTFSGLFLDGRDSPNYVLVSPATTADITPATLTVSGVTATTKTYDATTTASLSFETATLNGIVPGDDVALVTSSATGTFGSATLGSDLTVSVTGLSLIGSDAGNYLLTAPTATASITAAELTLPGLVVGDKTYDATTTASLAGSDFGLTGIQGDDDVQLTDGTATATFADKQVGTGKPITVNATLTGADAANYTLTLPSELTADIAPAELTLPGLAITAKTYDGTTSATLDSSAGSLTGIQGDDDVAADYSGVIATYDTAIVGTAKSVDLSGLDLTGTDASNYTLTAPTLTGDVTAALITVSADKIRRPYGDPNPSLTFTYSGFVTGEDESVVSGEPVLATDATRVSAIGSYDITIEVTPLSATNYVFTGEGSGLTITPGYHFADTDRDYTIGLSELLRVIELYNYREGSRRLGAYRSNDDNTDRYEQGDGDRILPHTADTNADGQLSLLELTRVIELYNTRDGATRTGTYHYVGDSEDGFAPGPDRE; translated from the coding sequence ATGCACTTCTCTCTTACCGGTCTCCTCTCCTGCTTGCGCCGCCCGGCACTCCCGTTCATCGCCACCGCCGCGCTCTTCGCCACGATCCTCCCCGGTCGAGCCAACGCCCAAACAGACCCTTATGTCTTCGCTTATCAAACGGAATTCTACGTCGAGGGCGGTTACCAGGTGCTGATCTATGGATTCAACTTGGCCAACGCGACTTCGGTCCGGATCGGGGACTTCGAAGGCACGATTCTCACGGATTCCGACACCCCCAATTCCGATCAATATCTGAACTGCGTATTCTACTACGACAACGCCCCGGCCCACATCGAGTTTCCCTACTTTAACCAATACATCTATGTAGAGACCGAGACTGGTTCCGGCCAATCGTTCTACGCCATCTTCGCCATCCCCCTGCCACTAGATTCCCCCCCCGAAATCACGGTTTCCGGCAATGAAATCGAAATCCCCTCCGGCGACACCACCCCGTCGCTCGAGGACCATTCCGACTTCGGCGAACAGGCCGTTTCCAGCGGTTCCGTCGCGCGAACCTACAGCATTCGCAACGTTAGCTACTTCTCTATCACGTTGGACGGAACGCCCACCGTCGCCCTGAGCGGCGATCATTCGGGTGACTTTGAAGTGGTTGCTCAACCCTCGGATACCGAACTCTCCCGCAATGAGATCGTCTCCTTCACCGTCCTCTTCGATCCCTCCGAGGTTGGACTGAGAACCGCCACGATCTCCATCGATTACGGCGATGTTGACGGGACACCATTCTCCTTCGCGATCCAGGGCACCGGCACAGGTGCCTCAAACTCGGTCTCTTCAGTCACGACTCCCGCCGATGGCACTTACAAGGCTGGCGACACCCTCTCCTTCACCGTGAATTACAGCGGACCGGTCGATGTCACCGGCACGCCGTTGCTCGACTTCACCCTCGGCACCGCCGAACGCTCAGCCAGCTACACCGCCGGCTCCGGCACTGCCTCCCTTACCTTCACCTACACCATTGCCCAAGGCGACGACACCACCGCCGGCCTCTCTGTGTCGTCCTCCCTCGACCTGAACGACGGCTCCATCGCATCGAGCGGCGAAACCGCCACGGTCAGCCTCGACCTCCCCGCCACCGACCCGGCCTCAGTGGTCGTCGATACGATCGCCCCGTCGGCTCCCTCGGCCCCAATTCTGAACGGCGTCTCCGACTCCGGGCCTCCGCCGCCTGACGGCGTGACGAGCTTCACTTCACTCATCTTCACTGGCACGGCCGAGAGTGGCACCGTCGTGAAGCTTTATGATACCGACGGCACTACGGAGATCGGATCTGTTACTGCCTCCAACGGTTTCTGGTCGATCACCACGTCCCCCCTCAGCGAGGGAGACCACACCGTCACCGCGCGCGCCATCGATGCCGCGGGCAACGTATCCGCCGCATCCGGCTCGCGGACGGTTACCGTCGACCTCACTCCGCCGCAGCTGATCAGTGCAACGACCATCGAGCTAAACGTCGGAGCGGTTTCCCTCTATACCTTCAGAACCCCCGACCGCCGGACCACCTACACCATCGACGAAGCCTTGCCGGCAGGACTTTCTCTAACTGGCGCGAACGGTGCGTTGACCGGGACCCCTACCGCCGAAGGGACCTTTAACGTCACGGTCAATATGACGGACGGTGCGGGCCACTCAGGCAGCGAAACCGTCACCATCAACATCGGTCCTCCTGATACGGTGGCCCCTAGGGTTGTTTCGGTCGCGCTGGAAGGTGATCCCCAACCCGGCGCTCAGGAGATCACCTACAAAGTCGTATTTTCCGAGCCGGTTCTCAATGTGAACCTCGAAGACTTCGACATCGATCGCCTCTCCGGCTTCGCCGTTGGATTCATCACTCAAGCAATCGAAAACGACGACCACACTGAGGTGCTGGTGCGCGCGACTTTGAACGGCAACCTCTACGGCGAACACCCTGGCAACATGGTGCTGTCTTTCGACGAGGATCGACTCAACATCACTGACCGCTCAGGTAATCCCCTAGCCGATTACGACGAATCCACCGTCCCCAGCTTTACCAGCAACCTCACCGTCGAAACGACCACTGGCGAGGTCAGCCTGATTTTGGATGCAGATGACATTCCAGACTCTGCCCCCTTCCAGTTGAATACCGCGTCCCTCGGATTGCTGATCCCGCAGATCCCGCAGATCTACCCCGATAGGAATCCGGTTCGTCTCAAATTCACCTTCTCGGGGCTGAACCTGAATGAGCCAATGCATACCCCTCCCCCGCAGATGCAGTGGGCGAATATGCCGTTTACCTGCGACTTGCTGGTGCTGCCCAATGACAGTGCCGAATACAAGCGGGTTGTGACTTTCACAGGGACCTTCACCTTGGGAGCACAACCGATCTTAACTCCCGGGGACACTGGCATCTCATACTCCGCCAATCTCCTGAACTTCCAGGCAATTACCGCGTCGGAATCAAAGATCGGTAACGTCAATACGTTCCTTCTCACGTTCAAGTTGAACCTGGCGTCGGTCGGTATAGTGAACTCGCTGAACATCACGGAGTGGGCGCGGATCCGTTACCCCGTTTCGCCGATTCGTATCAATGAAGTCAAATACCGTGAAGACGGATCCGACCTCGTGGAATTTCTCGAATTTTACGACGGCGGAATCGGCAATACCACGACCCGCTACGTCGACTTCTACTTCGATTATTACCTCCCGGACGGCCCGATCGACATCGTCACCAACGACGAAGGCTATTTCGTGGTTGGCCAGAGCAGTGTCGCCAATGTGGATAATACGCTCTTCGACGTAGTATCTATCAACGGCAGCACTCTCCGGACGGTATTCTCCGCCGACAATCCCTCCGGAAACAACATCCTGCTCGAGTATGTCGGCGAACTCTATCCCCTGCCGGTAAGCCAGAGCTACAGCCTCCAGAAGGCCGCCTACACGAACGCAGTGGAAAGCTCTGGAGTCGATTTCTACCTCGCCCCTCCCACGCCTGGAGCTCCCAACTCAATCTTCGTAAGCGGAGATCAGTTCGGTTTGCCGGAAAACTCCACCACAGCATCCTTTGACGTGGATGCTTTTGGTGGGGACCCCGAGGACATTGAGGCCGGTGTCACCTACGCCATCACCGGCGGCGCAGACGCGGCCGCGTTCTCCATCAACACCACGACCGGTGTCGTCTCGCTCACGACGTCCCTCGACTTCGAGCAACCATCCGACGCCGATACCGACAACGTTTACGTGCTTGAAGTGACCGCCTCCCGTGCCGCACCGCTGAGCGATACCCACACCCAAACGATTAGCGTCACCGTCACCGACGTCGACGACACCGCTCCGGACGCGCCGTCGGATCTCGCTCTCACCGCCGCCAGCGACAGCGGCACCTCCGACACCGACCGTATCACCAACGACACGACACCGACCTTCACCGGCACCGCCGAGGCCGGTTCGACCGTTCGCCTCTACGATACCGATGGCACCACCGAACTCGGTTCCGCCACCGCCACCGATGGCACGTGGTCCATCACGGCGTCCGCCCTCACCGATGGGATCCACACGGTGTCCGCCACCGCGACGGATGCTGCCGGCAACACCTCCGATGCTTCGTCCGGTCTGAGCCTCACCATCGATACCGCCGGCCCCACGATCTCCAACCTCAGTCTCGCCAGCCTGACCTACGGCCAGGAGGTCAACTATGAGATCATGGCCGCCGGCGCGATCGGCTTTGGGGCGACTTCGGCTCTCCCCACCGGCACCAGCTTGAATCCGACCACCGGCGCCCTCTCCGGCGCCCCCACCGCCGTGGGTAACCTGACCTCGACCTTCGAGGTCAGTGACGCCGCCGGCAACACTGCCGAACGCTCCATCACCTTCACCGTCAATCCGGCGTCACTCTCCATCACCGGTCTGACCGCCGCCAACAAAACCTACGACGGCACCACTTCCACCACCCTCAGTGGCAGCGCCAGTTTGGTCGGTGTCATCGGCTCCGATGAAGTGCAGCTCGACGGCACCGCCGCCCTCGCCGACTTCGTTTCGCCTACTGTCGGCACGGCCAAAACCGTATCCGTCGCAGGCTTCACCCTCACCGGCATCGCCGCGGCCAACTACAGCCTGAACCAACCCACCGGTCTCACCGCCGACATCACCGTCCAGACGCTCACCGTCACGGGCATCGTCGCGGAAGACAAAGCCTACGACCGTTCGGTTACTGCCACCCTCGACGTCGACGCCGCTGAGTTGGTCGGCGTGATTGACTCCGACGAGGTTGAACTCCTCACCGGCAACGCCGAGGGGACCTTCGCCTCCTACCTGGTCGGCACCGACATCGCCGTGTCCATCGGCGGACTCGGCCTCACCGGCCCCGACGCGGGCAACTATGCCCTCACCCTGCCCTCCACGGTCGCCGACATCACCCCGGCCCCCGCGTGGTTCCAAGGTATCGTGGCGGAAAACAAGACCTACGACGGCTCTGAAATCGCTACCCTCAACACCTCCAACGGACTCATCTACGGCATCGCCACCGAAGATGGTTTTGACGTCTCCGTCGACGAAAGCGCGGTTACCGTGACCTTTGCCGACGCCAATATCGGCACCGACAAACCCGTCACCGTTTCCGGCTACGCTCTCACCGGTGCTGCCGCGGCCAACTACGCGCTCGAACAGCCGTCCGATCTCACCGCCGACATCACCCCGGCGGAACTCTCGATCACTGGCGTCACCGCCGCCAACAAGACCTACGACAGCACGACCGCCGTCACCCTCAACGCCGATACCCCCGCGCTTGTTGGCATCGTCGACGACGAAGACGTCACCCTTGCGGGCACCGCCGCCGGCGCATTCGCCGACGCCGACATCGGCACCGCCAAGCCGATCATCATCACCGGCTACAGCCTCGCCGGCGAAGACATCGCCAACTACGTCCTCAGCGAAACCGTCGTCACCGCCAACATCACTCCCGCCGAGATTTCACTCTCGGGATTGATCGCCACCAATCGTCCCTACGACGCCACCATCCACGCACCGATCGATGACACGGAACTGCAGCTCATCGGCGTGCAAGGCTCCGACGAAATCGGTCTCGATACCTCCGCCTTCACCGCCTCGTTCAACGATGCCGACGTGGGCGACGGCAAAGCCGTGATCCTCGACGGTCTCGCCCTCACCGGTTCGGCCGCCGGTAACTACACGCTCACCTACCCGTCCGATCTCGCCGCGAGCATTCTGCCGGCGCAGATCTCCGTGGAAGGCGTAGTCGCCCGCAACAAGGTTTACGATGGCAGCTCCGTCGCCTCCGCCGACTTCAGTTCCATCAGCCTGACCGGCATTATTGGCTCCGAGGACGTGCTGCTCAACTCCGCCAGTGCCACCGCCATCTTTGATGCGCCGATGGTGGGGGCCGATCGCACCGTCACCTTCTCCGGCCTGTTCCTGGATGGACGCGATTCACCTAACTACGTTCTCGTCTCTCCGGCCACCACCGCCGACATCACCCCGGCCACGCTAACCGTCTCCGGCGTCACCGCCACGACCAAGACCTACGACGCCACCACCACCGCGAGTCTCAGCTTTGAGACCGCAACGCTCAACGGCATCGTCCCGGGTGACGACGTTGCCCTGGTCACGTCATCCGCCACCGGCACCTTCGGCAGCGCCACCCTCGGCAGCGACCTCACCGTCTCTGTCACCGGCCTCTCCCTTATTGGCAGCGACGCCGGCAACTACCTGCTCACCGCGCCCACCGCCACCGCCAGCATCACCGCCGCCGAACTCACCCTTCCCGGTCTCGTGGTCGGCGACAAAACCTACGACGCCACCACCACCGCTTCGCTCGCCGGCTCCGACTTCGGCCTGACCGGCATCCAAGGCGACGATGATGTGCAACTCACCGACGGCACCGCCACCGCGACATTCGCCGATAAGCAGGTGGGCACCGGCAAACCCATCACCGTCAACGCCACCCTCACCGGCGCCGACGCGGCCAACTACACGCTCACCCTGCCCTCCGAGCTCACCGCCGACATCGCGCCGGCCGAACTCACCCTGCCCGGGCTGGCTATCACCGCCAAGACCTACGACGGCACTACGTCCGCCACCCTCGACAGCTCCGCGGGTAGCCTCACCGGCATCCAAGGCGATGACGACGTCGCGGCCGACTACAGCGGCGTCATCGCGACCTACGACACCGCCATCGTTGGCACCGCCAAATCCGTCGACCTCTCCGGTCTCGATCTCACTGGGACCGACGCCTCCAACTACACGCTCACCGCGCCTACGCTCACCGGCGACGTCACCGCTGCCCTGATCACCGTATCCGCCGATAAGATACGACGGCCCTACGGCGACCCGAACCCGTCCCTCACTTTCACCTACTCCGGCTTCGTGACCGGCGAGGACGAAAGTGTGGTCTCCGGTGAACCCGTGCTCGCGACCGATGCCACCCGCGTCAGCGCCATCGGTAGCTACGACATCACCATTGAGGTGACGCCCCTCTCCGCCACGAACTACGTCTTCACCGGCGAGGGATCTGGCCTCACCATCACCCCCGGTTACCACTTCGCCGATACCGATCGCGACTACACCATCGGTCTCTCCGAACTCCTGCGCGTCATCGAACTCTACAACTACCGCGAGGGCTCCCGTCGTCTCGGTGCCTATCGCTCCAACGACGACAACACCGATCGCTACGAGCAAGGCGACGGTGATCGAATACTACCACACACCGCGGACACCAACGCCGACGGCCAACTGAGCCTCCTGGAGCTCACCCGCGTTATCGAACTCTACAACACCCGCGACGGCGCCACTCGCACCGGCACCTACCACTACGTCGGCGACTCCGAAGACGGTTTCGCCCCCGGCCCGGACCGCGAATGA
- a CDS encoding ATP-binding protein encodes MPYLLEQSLEAQDEDVELARGLIDLAAERATTPTERLSVMQRQQAFLMLRGDYERGLALAEEILSLTRELNLPLETFRTHIALGRALRLIGDAPAALQALHRALELGEGLSEVQRDIARTYSLMASVYRRQSDFDAAATCYDKALAIATEHHFERFKFSLLANQSLLLMDLGRFAEAKQTLEEVLAYHQDAGNRMAAASARFNLASIAHHTDDIASAVEGFEAVLQDYLELESKGREANTRLALAEIHLEQHNLPAAIAQLDAAQPVVEASGDLTHQAKYQRLRAIAQAAQGDTAAAITSTYRFIELSDALAGADVKRDIERLRAENEIARKDTELAQAERDRAIAASALDHAAAELTKTHTRYITFSVIILALGLTSLGVLTTRRRADRRILAETELARAAAEKANDLKTRLLAIASHDLKSPLSAITLCADQVVSFPDDHTYTQENVRRILEQSRRMSELITELLDLSAIESGHLDLQRQPCRLSMLTATTVATHQTQADQKGIHLERPRPAPENDPTVSVDPNRIEQVLNNLVGNALKFSPAGGTIRIEQSKNDRFVSLFIKDSGPGFTAEDLQQAFAPFCPLSARATGGESSSGLGLHIAREIAHLHGGTLDIVSAPGASAILRLQLPLA; translated from the coding sequence TTGCCCTACCTGCTGGAACAATCGTTGGAGGCTCAAGATGAGGACGTCGAGCTGGCGCGTGGTCTGATCGACCTCGCCGCCGAACGCGCGACCACCCCCACAGAACGTCTCAGCGTGATGCAACGTCAGCAGGCTTTCCTCATGCTGCGCGGCGACTACGAACGTGGTTTGGCGCTGGCCGAAGAAATCCTCTCTCTCACGCGCGAACTCAACCTCCCGCTCGAGACCTTTCGGACCCACATCGCATTGGGCCGGGCACTGCGTCTGATCGGCGACGCGCCTGCCGCCCTGCAAGCCCTGCACCGCGCGCTCGAGTTGGGCGAGGGTCTCTCGGAGGTGCAACGTGACATCGCTCGCACCTATTCATTGATGGCCTCGGTTTACCGCCGCCAATCCGACTTCGATGCTGCCGCCACCTGCTATGACAAAGCGCTGGCCATCGCGACCGAACATCACTTCGAGCGTTTCAAGTTCAGCCTCCTCGCCAACCAAAGTCTTCTGCTGATGGACCTCGGTCGTTTCGCCGAAGCGAAACAGACCCTGGAGGAGGTTTTGGCTTACCATCAGGACGCGGGCAACCGCATGGCCGCGGCGTCGGCGCGCTTCAACCTCGCTTCCATCGCCCACCACACCGACGACATCGCCTCTGCCGTGGAGGGATTTGAGGCCGTGCTGCAGGATTACCTGGAACTCGAATCCAAGGGCCGCGAGGCCAACACTCGGCTCGCCCTCGCCGAGATTCACTTGGAACAGCATAACCTGCCCGCCGCGATCGCCCAACTCGACGCCGCGCAGCCAGTCGTAGAGGCCAGCGGCGACCTCACCCATCAGGCCAAATATCAACGGCTGCGCGCCATCGCCCAGGCGGCGCAGGGCGACACCGCCGCTGCCATAACCTCCACCTACCGGTTTATCGAACTCAGTGACGCGCTCGCCGGTGCCGACGTGAAACGGGACATCGAGCGCCTGCGCGCCGAAAACGAAATCGCCCGCAAAGACACCGAGCTCGCCCAGGCCGAACGTGACCGCGCCATCGCCGCCTCGGCGCTGGATCACGCCGCCGCCGAACTCACCAAAACGCACACCCGCTACATCACGTTTTCGGTCATCATCCTCGCGCTCGGGCTCACCAGTTTGGGGGTTCTGACCACCCGTCGCCGCGCCGACCGCCGTATCCTGGCCGAAACCGAACTCGCCCGCGCCGCCGCTGAGAAGGCCAACGATCTCAAAACCCGGCTGCTCGCCATCGCTTCGCACGATCTCAAATCGCCGCTCTCCGCCATCACCCTCTGCGCCGACCAAGTCGTCAGTTTCCCCGACGACCACACCTACACGCAGGAGAACGTGCGGCGCATTCTGGAGCAAAGTCGGCGGATGTCCGAACTTATCACTGAACTGCTGGATCTCAGCGCAATCGAATCCGGCCACCTTGATCTCCAACGCCAGCCCTGCCGGCTCTCCATGTTGACGGCGACCACCGTAGCCACCCACCAAACCCAGGCCGATCAAAAAGGCATTCACCTCGAAAGACCGCGCCCCGCGCCGGAAAACGACCCCACGGTTTCGGTCGATCCAAACCGGATCGAACAGGTGCTGAATAACCTCGTGGGCAACGCCCTGAAGTTTTCCCCAGCCGGCGGCACGATCCGCATCGAGCAGTCGAAGAACGACCGATTCGTCAGCCTGTTCATCAAAGACAGCGGCCCGGGATTCACCGCCGAGGACCTGCAGCAGGCCTTCGCTCCGTTCTGCCCCCTTTCCGCCCGCGCCACCGGCGGTGAATCCAGCTCCGGTCTCGGCCTGCACATCGCCCGCGAGATCGCTCATCTCCACGGCGGCACGCTCGATATCGTTTCCGCCCCCGGCGCGAGCGCGATTCTGCGCCTCCAGCTCCCCCTGGCCTGA